In the genome of Doryrhamphus excisus isolate RoL2022-K1 chromosome 11, RoL_Dexc_1.0, whole genome shotgun sequence, the window tatttattattaagggagaaaaaaaataattttattatttaaatttattttattattaagggagaaaaataattgtattatttaaatttatttattattaagggagaaaaaaaataattttattatttaaatttattttattattaagggagaaaaataattgtattatttaaatttatttattattaagggagaaaaaaaataattttattatttaaatttattttattattaagggagaaaaaaatccaaaacttcATGGTCGTATGTGAAAAATTGATtgcgtttcatttaaaaactgcattttgtgttcagttgtcttgtcattgactttattattatatactatatattatattaatatttacatttatttgatgatcCGAAACATTTCTGCATGGCAAACGTGCAGAACAATCAGGAAGAGGGTGCGATGTATTGGTGTGTCgatcatgaacgaacgggtcaaaagaaccagttctttttttgtgaatggaatgaacgaggtcactgcctctaaaatacccgttcagttggCGCATCGTCTGTTTCAGTTGCCGTCTCAGCGCGAGGAGTCGGAGCTGCTGCTCAGTCTGCCGCCAGACAGGATCGGTCACGGCACCTTCCTCCATCCTGAAGTGGGCGGATCCCAAAGCCTCGTGGACAAAGTCACCAAGAACAACATCCCGTTGGGTCGGCACATGACAAACCACGCCGGCTCCCACAATCAACGACCCGTTTGTGGATTTGACGCTTTTTCTTCCCCGCAGAGCTCTGCTTGACATCAAACGTGAAAGGCCAAACTGTGGCGTCGTACTCCCAGCATCACTTCAAGTACTGGTACCAGCTGGGGCACCCAAGCGTCATTTGTGTGAGTAAAAAAGGGGCTACGTGAAGTCAATTAAGTCAAATACACAACAGTGAAGACACGTTCAAAGTCATTATGTAGTACATTATGTAGTACGCTACATTtctgcatgacagaaaataactaaattacgcaaagctaaaactcaaccttGAACCCCTGGCGTCATTTTTGATGCGTTTACTGACACTGGGAACACCATagtaatatatgtatgtatatgtatatatatatatgtatatgtaatatatatagtaatataatatatatatatataatattaaagtcAATGCCAActcaactgaacacaaaatgcagtttttaaatgaaacgcaATCAATTTTTCACATACGACCATgaagttttggatttttttctcccttaataataaaataaatttaaataataaaatttatttttttctcccttaataataaaataaatttaaatgataacattattttttttctcccttaataataaataaatttaaataatataattattttttctcctttaatattaaaattaatttcattaacataattatttttttctcccttaataataaacttaattttaataaaaaaaaattctcccttaataataaaataaatttaaataataaaatatttttttctcccttaatattaaaattaatttcattaacattattttttctcccttaataataaacttaatttaaataatacaattatttttttctcccttaataataaatcaatttaaataataaaattattttttctcccttaatattaaaataaatttcattaatataattattttttctcccttaataaaataaatttaaataatacaattatttttttctcccttaataataaatcaatttaaataataaaattattttttctcccttaatattaaaataactttcattaatataattttttttctcccttaataatgaacttaattttaataacaaaattatttttttctcccttaataataaatcaatgtaaataaaattatttgttctcccttaataatgaacttaattttaataacaaaattatttttttctcccttaataataaatcaatgtaaataaaattatttgttctcccttaataatgaacttaattttaataacaaaattatttttttctcccttaataataaaattgcaaggtttattgtGTACGGAAAGCACAGATCAATCACAGCTTTTGTCTCGATGGCGACTATCGTCACgttttaacattttagcacaAGAGCGCTCACACGCGCCTCTTTAATATTCCGCTGACaacatttgttaaaaaaaaaaaacgtgtttcaTTGTTCCCATCGCAGACTGATGACAAGGGAGTCTTCAGCACGGATTTGTCTCAGGAATACCAGCTGGCGGCAACCACGTTTGGTCTGGACCACGACGCCGTGTGGACGCTCTCCCAGCAGGCCATCGACTGCATCTTCGCACCGGACAGCGTCAAGCAGCAGCTCAGACAAAAGTGGAGCGAATTACAGCCTCGTGTGCTCAACTGAGCCGTTTTAGATCGGCGGCAGCTGACGCTTACCTCATGTTATAGTAAAGGGAAAATACTAACATTTTTTATactacatatatagtacatacatgtacccgtgtatgtatatatacaaatcTCAGACTAACATTGTAAAAAGTGAAAACACTTAAGTATTATTACACTATGAGCAGAGCAAACATGATAAACACTTGAATCATgcctgtgattaaatgtgattaaatgtgattaaatgtgattaactcCACATCCATCACTTGAATCCCTTCTTTCCAGATCTGCCACGTTTTTGCTTCTTGAATTTCCCGTCCTGTGCTTCCTTCTTTGTTTGCTTCCCGGGCCGCAGACCGTTACCCGCCGCCTCCAATTTCCTCTTCTTATCACTGTTGGGCGTGAACTGGGGTTACTGGGGTTACTGGGGCGTCCACACACGCTGGGTCCACGCTTTGTGGAATAGACGGCGGCTACGGTACCTTTTGATGCTGACCATGGCCGTGCTCCCAGCTTTCTTCAGCACCTCATCCCATTCCTCATCGTGTCCACGGATCCTGTACCTGCAAACACAATGGATTGTAGTTGAtggacatggggggggggggggggggggggggaatcctTGACCCAGGCCAGAAGGCCCAGACCTTCGTTTGGCAACAGGACCAAAGTTATTTAACTTCCAGTAAATCATCAACTCTCAAATGCACGGGAGCAATGCATGTGTTttgtatattatcattattattaacattttaataatatattttatattaatataaaatatattacattatattttgaatatattaatataatatatattaataatataataacataatactaatatatattattattataaaatattgtatgttATACATTATAACTattgttaaatataaaaattttaataatatattttatattaatattaaatatattaaattatattttgaatatattaataatataatatatattaataacataataatataatattaatatatattatatatatattataatatatattaataacataataatataacattaatatatattattaatttttataaaatactgtatgttatataattattattattaaatataaaaattttaatatattttatattaatatagaatatattcaattatattttgaatatattaatataatatatattattatattaatataatatatatgattattaattattaaataatattgtatgttatatattatattaactataaaaaatttaatatatttatattaatataaaatatatcaaattatattttattaataatatatattaataatataaattattattaattattatataatattgtatgttatttattataattattattaaataaaaaaataatatattttatagtatatatattaaaatattttgattaatataatatatattattaatataataataatatatattattattattatataatttgtatgttatttattattattatatataaaaattaataatatattttatattaatataaaatatattaaattacattttaaatataataatatatattattcatattaatataataatatatattattaattactattttacaattacaatttcatatgttatattttattataattattattaaatataaaaatgattattattaggtAGCTTGTcatcagtgtttttttgtcatgagttTGGCTTTGATCAACAATAATTTGAAGCACAATAATTATGACAGGCCCAGTGCTGTGTGCTAAAACTGCACACGTCAGatgggccttttattgtggccagcctgtgGCGTTGACTGGCCATCTTGTCATACTTACTCTTCCAGGTCAAGTTCTTTCACTTTCTCTTTCTCCTGTTTGTGTTTCTCCTCAAACTCCTTTGCGGCTTCCTTCTGGTGGGAAAATACCATCCTGGTCAGACCAGCGTCCACTTGGACGGAACCAAACCCCGAACGGTAGGGGGGCTTTTGGGGCTTCTTACCAGATCATCCTGAAGGCTTCGGGCTGTGGGCTCCATGGTGACGTCCTTGGCCGCCGCCATGTCTGCTTCAATGGCCTTTTCCTGAATGCTGGTGAAAACCTACAACATTCCAAAAGACTTGAGCTTCGCCGGGATCGCTGGGATCGCCGGGATCGCCGGGATCACGTCTAAGCGATTTCATCTTACCTGCACAAATTTGCGCACCAGGCGGTTAAAGAGCCCCATGAGCTGCGAGCTCGGGAGGTTGATCTCCTTCTCCAGCCGGTCCACCGATTTGTGCTGAAGTCCGACGCCCAACAGCAGGGCCTGGAAAAAAGCAGGCAGGCACCCATGAGCCCGAGTACCGACACGACGCGTCACGAGGAACAGCCAGGCGAGGCGCTTACACACTGGGCCGCCGACAGGGAGACATCCCCCAGCTGCTGGAGGAAGAACATGCGTGCCGCGGTGGGGACCAGGTCCATGATGAGGTGGTAGTCCACCATGCTGCGCGAGTACAACTCCAGACGTTTGAGGTCGTACGGACTGAAGTGGACCGCCAGCTGCGAGCTGCTCGCACCTGCGGAGAGCAGAGACGTACGAGTGGCGCCATGAAGATGCGCGCCACCGTCGACTGGTGCCACCTACCGCTCGCCGTCTCCTTGACGTTCCTGTTCTGCAGGATGCTGAGCGCCAGGCTGGGGTGGAAGCTGCTGAACTGGTAGGAGAGCAGCGACAGGAAGCGCCTGCGGAAATCTGGACCGGAACCCAGCGCTCGGATGAATGGAATAAGATGATAAAACACACGCTTTAGCGCTTTAGCGGGAATGTTGACCTTTCCAGTACGCGGTCAGCCACTGGCGTTCCTCTCCTTCGGACGTCAGCTCCTTCACCATCACACACGAGTGCTCACCCGTCAGGTCGTTCTGGAAaagttatatattataattattattattaaatataaaacatttaataatatattttatattaatataaaatatattaaattatattttgaatatattaataatataatatatattattctattaatataataatatatgattattaattattaaataatattgtatgttatatattatattaactataattttttttatatattttatattaatataaaatatatcaaattatattttgaatatatcaataatataatatatattattatattaatataataatatatgattattaattattaaataatattgtatgttatatattatattattaactataatttttttaaatatattttatattaatataaaatatatcaaattatattttgattattaataataatatatattattaatattatattgttaataataatatatattattattattatattattaataatatatattattattaattattatataatattgtatgttatttattataattattattaaatattaaaaaaaataatatattttatagtatatatattaaaatattttgattattaataatataatatatattattaataatataatagtaataatatatattattattattatttatttattattagtttagcatttagaattattttggGCCACGACTCAGcagtatgtaaaaaaatatcgcCCCACTCTAGTGTAAATAGAGTACAGccctaaaaatataaaaaaaataataataatatatttaaaaaaatatattaaaaatttataaaaattaattaaaataaacatttaataaaaattaaatttataatcAACAAAATTGTCAGTGGAATGCGCAATTACtaaaatattactaatattaatacagCTGCAGTGCTAGCTAAATTAGCTATTTCAAGTATGTggagggcctcacagctaggagaccagggttcaattccaccctcggccatctctgtgtggagttcgcatgttctccccgtgcatgcgtgggttttctccgggtactccggtttcctcccacattccaaaaacatgctaggttaattagccactccaaattgtccataggtatgaatgtgagtgtgaatggttgtttgtctatatgtgccctgtgattggctggccaccagtccagggtgtaccccgcctctcgccccaagacagctgggataggctccagcacccccacgacagtatcactcggatactgtgaacatccagcagcaacacaacatttttggcatgactactattttgatgaaaaatatagtgAACCAggactgcacagcggtcgagtggttagtgtgcagacctcacagctaggagaccagggttcaattccaccctcggccatctctgtgtggagtttgcatgttctccccgtgcatgcgtgggtttttttccgggtactccggtttcctcccacattccaaaaacatgctaggttaattggccactccaaattgtccataggtatgaatgtgagtgagggaaggaaggaaggaaggaaggaagggaggaagggtaCTTACAGGTGTTTGTCTCAGGTAGACGGGCGTATATCCTGCTTTCTTCCAGAACctcaaattggaaaaaaaaagccaaactcTTAGAAAGGACCTTTTCTCCTGCGTACCGACGTGGACTCACTTGAGTAGCGGCGTGGTGAGGCCGTAGGAGACGCCTAAATAGTCCAGCCGCTCGGCTCGTCTCTCACTCAGCTTCAGCAGCAGAGGAGGGAGCTCCTTGCGAGGAGTCACCACCTCCTCCAGGAGCGTGACGGCCTGGCGAGCGAGAGACGACGTGGCGTTCATTCCTCTTGTACTTCAAGTCAGGAAGGAAATACTGCAGTACCTCGCTGCTGACTGGGGTAATTTGGCTGTGGTCGACGTCGCAGCTCTCATCCAGAACCGGGAACTTGCCCTCGTAGTACATCTGCAGCAACTGGAGCGCTCGTGAGCCGTAGCCCATCTGGTGGAGAAACATCTGATGGTGGACCTCACAATCTCATCACAAAAGGTTCTTGATGGCTTCTTCCACACTTTCTTCATGAAGCGTGGAAGGTTTGAGCGGACTCTCACCCCTTGGTAGTCCGGGTTCACCGCTATCCGGACCACTCTCCCTCCAGACAGGCCACCAAAGTCAGGATCTTGGAACTGTGGAACGTGTTTGGTGAGCATTGTGCAGGTAAACGACGGCGGTCCTCGTCATGCCCACCTGTTCCGATATGGTCCACGGAATCAGGTCACCGGATGCTTTCTTCCCTCTGGAGAGACTGTTGAGGATGGACTGTCGGGATATTTCGCCCTCAAGGCACACCTACACGGACGTTCCCAAGGCGGAGTCTGCGTTAACACGTCTGATGATGTTTGATGGTGGTCTTTGTCTGACCTGCACCACGGCGAGGACCTCGGGCAGCGAGTTCTGCGTGGGAGGAACAGGCGGTAGAAGACAGAAGAGGTGATGGGCCGGAGCGTCGGACAACATCTGCAGGTCATTGGGGGAATTCTGGAGCGAGGGAACATGTCGGGTCAGCAGGGGAACAAAGGAGGTCGTCAAGCGGCGGGTCGCACCTTGTAATGGGACGCCACGTAAAGGGCCATCAGCCTCTGCAGGAAGGCTTCAGACGCCTTGTGGTAGCAAAACAACGTGTCTCTGTTGACGTAGTACCTGAAGGTAATTAACCTGGTTAAGGTCCAATTAACTCCTGCATTAACTCCTCCTGCATTAACTCCTCCTGCATTAACTCCTCCTGCATTAACTCCTCCTGCTCGGAGTCTGAAGGACAAATCACAGCTTCTGTGGTGTTTAAGACACACCCACTAAATTCAGAGAGAGCAACAGATTTGAACCTGCATCGGCTACACGTGTCTAAGTGGCATATTGCGGCACCTCTGTGACAGGAATCAATCATGGGCGATGAAAAAGCTCATCAgaaatcgcaggaggtcattacaaAACATAAACAGTCTGACttataaaatcatcacacagcaacttaacactcaaaggccAGGTAAGAAATATATACAGGGTTAATACACGTTTAAAATTtcatcccataatgcatttcatcccGGCAAAACATTTCATTGGTGATTGCTGCCGAAAGGGGCGGGGCAACAAACACCCATACTGTCATTTACTTCCGGGAATTGGAACAAacctcctcgtgaggataggcggcaTATGTAGGAaacaaatggatggaaggagcaAGCTAGGTTGCTACTAGCCTACTAGCCACCCTCAAAAGGTTAaggttaagttgctgtgtgatgattttataaCACGACACTACAGTCAGACTGTTTACATGCTTGGGGGGGGTTGATGAGGTCATATTTTGAGGTCTGCTCGCACTTTCACTATAAGGATACAGGTCACAGGTTTGAGGAAGCGCGCATCCGGATACGAGCCTGGGAATGTTCAGACAGTCCAAGCAGAGCAGCTCGTTGAGCCACTTCTCCACCGCGTCGCCTGGCGCGTACCGAATGGACTCATGGAGGCTGACCTCATGTAGAGTACGAGCTGGAAAAGATGCACCGACATACAAGTCACACAAAATTCAGTGATTGATTGACAATAAAGTATCGTACAGTACTATATGCTTTGGTGGTGTACTGCAGTATTAGtcaaaaaagtacaaatgacAATATACTCATGGAGCCCGAGTCACGCACGCACGATAAACAATCTGACCCTGCTGGCTTCCATTCAAGctctgtagaacaggggtctcaaacacgcggcccgcgggccaaatgtggcccgcaggacactagtttgaggccccccgccttgatatgaaagtttaaagtttgatatggatgctgtatggtatcatgtacccagaaaaaatgattacgtttgattaatgttcatgttaaaggttaaataactgttaatagttatcctccctatccgtgtggaagtggtaagtttttggctatttaagttgaaaggaaataacttgaaggctaccgtttaggtcgctagctctctagtttgcgagttagcatgtgtctcaagaccctgcagttgcgcaatatgttgtaaataaaaagagtataaatgtgactatagtcgtgttttgtcatgtctacagggctctaataatgctttgttcattttaatatgaaaaaaatcatttgtctacccaccaactatatgtgctttcttaagtttttaatattattattctatttatttattactgattgattgatttttttttattcttgatttatttatttttcatcttattttgtgcagaaaaataaaaagtaagatatttgagaacagtggaatgttttatcagagcttttattgtagaaaatcggaaccaaagcaaagtttattcatttttctgtttttaat includes:
- the nat10 gene encoding RNA cytidine acetyltransferase isoform X2; amino-acid sequence: MATVRKKVDNRIRVQIENGVALQHRTMFVVVGDRGRDQVVILHHMLSKASVRARPSVLWCYKKELGFSSNRKKRMKHLQKKIKSGTLNLNQDDPFELFIAATNIRYCYYNETHKILGNTFGMCVLQDFEALTPNLLARTVETVEGGGIVVILLRSMNSLKQLYTMTMDVHARYRTEAHQDVVGRFNERFILSLASCKNCVAIDDQLNILPISSHMANIKPVPPKTREDGLPPQEQELKDLKESLQDTQPVGVLVDNCKTMDQSKAVLKFIEAISEKTLRSTVALTAARGRGKSAALGLAVAGAVAFGYSNIFVTSPSPDNLHTMFEFIFKGFDALLYQEHLDYEIIQSLNPEFNKAVVRVNIFKEHRQTIQYIHPGDAVKLGQAELLVIDEAAAIPLPLVKNLLGPYLVFMASTINGYEGTGRSLSLKLIQQLRQQSADSQQSMSAENRNTNTARLAAARTLHEVSLHESIRYAPGDAVEKWLNELLCLDCLNIPRLVSGCALPQTCDLYYVNRDTLFCYHKASEAFLQRLMALYVASHYKNSPNDLQMLSDAPAHHLFCLLPPVPPTQNSLPEVLAVVQVCLEGEISRQSILNSLSRGKKASGDLIPWTISEQFQDPDFGGLSGGRVVRIAVNPDYQGMGYGSRALQLLQMYYEGKFPVLDESCDVDHSQITPVSSEAVTLLEEVVTPRKELPPLLLKLSERRAERLDYLGVSYGLTTPLLKFWKKAGYTPVYLRQTPNDLTGEHSCVMVKELTSEGEERQWLTAYWKDFRRRFLSLLSYQFSSFHPSLALSILQNRNVKETASGASSSQLAVHFSPYDLKRLELYSRSMVDYHLIMDLVPTAARMFFLQQLGDVSLSAAQCALLLGVGLQHKSVDRLEKEINLPSSQLMGLFNRLVRKFVQVFTSIQEKAIEADMAAAKDVTMEPTARSLQDDLEAAKEFEEKHKQEKEKVKELDLEEYRIRGHDEEWDEVLKKAGSTAMVSIKSDKKRKLEAAGNGLRPGKQTKKEAQDGKFKKQKRGRSGKKGFK
- the nat10 gene encoding RNA cytidine acetyltransferase isoform X1, with amino-acid sequence MATVRKKVDNRIRVQIENGVALQHRTMFVVVGDRGRDQVVILHHMLSKASVRARPSVLWCYKKELGFSSNRKKRMKHLQKKIKSGTLNLNQDDPFELFIAATNIRYCYYNETHKILGNTFGMCVLQDFEALTPNLLARTVETVEGGGIVVILLRSMNSLKQLYTMTMDVHARYRTEAHQDVVGRFNERFILSLASCKNCVAIDDQLNILPISSHMANIKPVPPKTREDGLPPQEQELKDLKESLQDTQPVGVLVDNCKTMDQSKAVLKFIEAISEKTLRSTVALTAARGRGKSAALGLAVAGAVAFGYSNIFVTSPSPDNLHTMFEFIFKGFDALLYQEHLDYEIIQSLNPEFNKAVVRVNIFKEHRQTIQYIHPGDAVKLGQAELLVIDEAAAIPLPLVKNLLGPYLVFMASTINGYEGTGRSLSLKLIQQLRQQSADSQQSMSAENRNTNTARLAAARTLHEVSLHESIRYAPGDAVEKWLNELLCLDCLNIPRLVSGCALPQTCDLYYVNRDTLFCYHKASEAFLQRLMALYVASHYKNSPNDLQMLSDAPAHHLFCLLPPVPPTQNSLPEVLAVVQVCLEGEISRQSILNSLSRGKKASGDLIPWTISEQFQDPDFGGLSGGRVVRIAVNPDYQGMGYGSRALQLLQMYYEGKFPVLDESCDVDHSQITPVSSEAVTLLEEVVTPRKELPPLLLKLSERRAERLDYLGVSYGLTTPLLKFWKKAGYTPVYLRQTPNDLTGEHSCVMVKELTSEGEERQWLTAYWKDFRRRFLSLLSYQFSSFHPSLALSILQNRNVKETASGASSSQLAVHFSPYDLKRLELYSRSMVDYHLIMDLVPTAARMFFLQQLGDVSLSAAQCALLLGVGLQHKSVDRLEKEINLPSSQLMGLFNRLVRKFVQVFTSIQEKAIEADMAAAKDVTMEPTARSLQDDLKEAAKEFEEKHKQEKEKVKELDLEEYRIRGHDEEWDEVLKKAGSTAMVSIKSDKKRKLEAAGNGLRPGKQTKKEAQDGKFKKQKRGRSGKKGFK